Proteins encoded by one window of Streptomyces sp. LX-29:
- a CDS encoding UBP-type zinc finger domain-containing protein gives MSECPHMAELPRPEPEPLTESCPECLAVGSHPVQLRLCLTCGHVGCCDSSPYRHATRHFKETGHPVMRSFEPGESWRWCYSEQRLI, from the coding sequence ATGAGCGAGTGCCCGCACATGGCCGAACTGCCGCGCCCCGAACCGGAGCCGCTGACGGAGAGCTGCCCGGAGTGTCTGGCCGTCGGCAGCCACCCGGTGCAGCTGCGGCTGTGCCTGACCTGCGGGCACGTCGGATGCTGCGACTCCTCGCCGTACCGGCACGCCACCCGGCACTTCAAGGAGACCGGCCACCCGGTGATGCGCAGCTTCGAGCCGGGCGAGAGCTGGCGCTGGTGCTACTCGGAGCAGCGGCTGATCTGA
- a CDS encoding anti-sigma regulatory factor — protein MSQIAGEPGTQDFVEVRLPAAGAYLSVLRTATAGLAARLDFTLDEIEDLRIAVDEACAILLQQAVPGSVLSCVFRLIDDALQVTVSAPTTDGRAPERDTFAWTVLSALAGKVDSSVAEDRTVSISLYKERGVGPGQP, from the coding sequence GTGTCCCAGATCGCAGGCGAGCCCGGGACCCAGGACTTCGTGGAAGTCCGGCTGCCCGCTGCGGGTGCCTATCTGTCGGTGCTGCGGACGGCGACTGCCGGCCTCGCGGCCCGCTTGGACTTCACCCTCGACGAGATCGAGGATCTGCGCATCGCCGTCGACGAGGCCTGCGCGATCCTGCTGCAGCAGGCCGTGCCCGGCTCGGTGCTGAGCTGCGTCTTCCGCCTGATCGACGACGCCTTGCAGGTGACCGTCTCGGCTCCGACCACGGACGGTCGCGCTCCCGAGCGCGACACCTTCGCCTGGACGGTGCTCTCCGCACTGGCCGGCAAGGTCGACTCCAGCGTCGCCGAGGACCGCACGGTCAGCATCAGCCTGTACAAGGAGCGCGGCGTCGGCCCCGGACAGCCGTGA
- a CDS encoding RNA polymerase sigma factor SigF — protein MSTASSRGVRTPAIPQQPARPQPADQEEAAGDRPERADHMDQHQHETWQQQDPHDRSGARALFVELRKLPEGSAERAELRNHLVRMHLPLVEHLARRFRNRGEPLDDLTQVATIGLIKSVDRFDPDRGVEFSTYATPTVVGEIKRHFRDKGWAVRVPRRLQELRLSLTTATAELSQRHGRAPTVHELAEHLSISEEEVLEGLESANAYSTLSLDVPDTDDESPAVADTLGAEDEALEGVEYRESLKPLLEDLPPREKKILLLRFFGNMTQSQIAQEVGISQMHVSRLLARTLAQLREKLLVEE, from the coding sequence GTGAGCACCGCATCATCGCGGGGAGTGCGTACCCCGGCCATCCCGCAGCAGCCCGCCCGGCCGCAACCCGCGGACCAGGAGGAGGCCGCAGGCGACCGACCAGAGCGGGCGGACCACATGGACCAGCACCAGCACGAGACGTGGCAGCAGCAGGACCCGCACGACCGTAGCGGCGCGCGGGCCCTCTTCGTCGAGCTGCGCAAACTCCCGGAGGGCTCCGCGGAGCGCGCCGAGCTGCGCAACCACCTGGTGCGGATGCACCTGCCGCTGGTGGAGCACCTGGCCCGCCGCTTCCGCAACCGCGGGGAGCCGCTGGACGACCTCACCCAGGTCGCCACGATCGGTCTGATCAAGTCGGTGGACCGGTTCGACCCGGACCGCGGCGTGGAGTTCTCCACATACGCGACCCCCACCGTGGTCGGCGAGATCAAGCGCCACTTCCGCGACAAGGGCTGGGCCGTGCGGGTGCCGCGCCGGCTCCAGGAGCTGCGGCTGTCGCTCACCACCGCCACCGCCGAGCTGTCCCAGCGGCACGGCCGCGCTCCCACCGTGCACGAGCTCGCCGAGCACCTGAGCATCTCCGAGGAGGAGGTGCTGGAGGGCCTGGAGTCGGCCAACGCGTACAGCACGCTGTCGCTGGACGTCCCGGACACCGACGACGAGTCGCCGGCGGTCGCGGACACCCTGGGCGCGGAGGACGAGGCGCTGGAGGGCGTCGAGTACCGGGAGTCCCTCAAGCCGCTGCTGGAGGACCTGCCACCGCGCGAGAAGAAGATCCTGCTGCTGCGCTTCTTCGGGAACATGACCCAGTCGCAGATCGCCCAGGAGGTCGGCATCTCCCAGATGCACGTCTCCCGGCTGCTGGCCCGCACCCTGGCCCAGCTGCGGGAGAAGCTCCTCGTGGAGGAGTGA
- a CDS encoding diacylglycerol kinase family protein, with amino-acid sequence MRALLVVNPAATTTSARTRDVLIHALASDLKLDVATTEYRGHARDLARQAAESGTYELVVALGGDGTVNEVVNGLLHDGPAPDALPRLAVVPGGSTNVFARALGLPNDVVEATGALLDALRDGSERTVGLGLAGGTPGTRDEAVPARWFTFCAGFGFDAGVVGRVEQHRERGKRSTHALYVRQVVRQYLSEPHRRNGVITLNRPGQDPVQDLVLSIVCNTSPYTYLGNRPLYASPEASFDTALDVLGLTKLSTSAVARYGTQLVTSTPERGPRGKHVVSGHDLTDFTLQSQVPLPFQMDGDHLGLRTSVTFTGVRRALRVIV; translated from the coding sequence ATGCGCGCACTCCTCGTGGTCAATCCGGCAGCAACCACCACCAGTGCACGCACCCGCGACGTGTTGATCCACGCGCTCGCCAGCGATCTGAAGCTGGACGTCGCCACCACCGAGTACCGCGGCCACGCCCGCGACCTCGCCCGCCAGGCGGCCGAGAGCGGCACCTACGAGCTCGTGGTGGCCCTCGGCGGCGACGGCACGGTCAACGAGGTGGTCAACGGCCTGCTGCATGACGGCCCGGCCCCCGACGCGCTGCCGCGCCTCGCCGTGGTCCCCGGCGGCTCCACCAACGTCTTCGCGCGCGCCCTCGGGCTGCCCAACGACGTCGTCGAGGCGACCGGCGCCCTGCTGGACGCGCTGCGCGACGGCAGCGAGCGCACGGTGGGCCTGGGCCTCGCCGGCGGCACGCCGGGCACCCGGGACGAGGCGGTGCCGGCCCGCTGGTTCACCTTCTGCGCCGGTTTCGGGTTCGACGCGGGCGTGGTGGGCCGGGTCGAACAGCACCGCGAGCGCGGCAAGCGGTCGACGCACGCGCTGTATGTGAGACAGGTCGTGCGGCAGTACCTCAGCGAGCCCCACCGCCGAAATGGCGTGATCACGCTCAACCGACCGGGCCAGGACCCGGTCCAGGACCTGGTGCTGTCCATAGTCTGTAACACCTCGCCGTACACCTACCTGGGCAACCGCCCGCTGTACGCGTCGCCGGAGGCGTCCTTCGACACCGCCCTTGACGTGCTCGGACTCACCAAGCTGTCGACGTCCGCGGTGGCCCGCTACGGCACCCAGCTGGTGACCTCCACCCCCGAGCGCGGCCCCCGCGGCAAGCACGTGGTCTCGGGACACGATCTGACGGACTTCACCTTGCAATCGCAGGTTCCACTGCCCTTCCAGATGGACGGTGACCACCTGGGGCTGCGTACGAGCGTGACGTTCACAGGCGTACGCCGTGCACTGCGTGTGATTGTGTGA
- a CDS encoding WhiB family transcriptional regulator — MDWRHNAVCREEDPELFFPIGNTGPALLQIEEAKAVCRRCPVMEQCLQWALESGQDSGVWGGLSEDERRAMKRRAARNRARNASA, encoded by the coding sequence ATGGACTGGCGTCACAACGCCGTTTGCCGCGAGGAAGACCCCGAGCTCTTCTTCCCCATCGGCAACACCGGTCCTGCGCTGCTGCAGATCGAGGAAGCCAAGGCCGTCTGCCGCCGCTGCCCCGTGATGGAGCAGTGCCTGCAGTGGGCGCTGGAGTCCGGCCAGGACTCCGGTGTCTGGGGTGGCCTCAGCGAGGACGAGCGCCGTGCGATGAAGCGCCGCGCCGCCCGCAACCGGGCGCGTAACGCCAGCGCCTGA
- a CDS encoding PAS domain-containing sensor histidine kinase, producing MNDLVRQHTALGDSDLEWLHLLVSEWQLLSDLSFADLVLWVPTRDGTRYVSVAQMRPNTGPTSYQDDMVGHLVPRGRRPMLDAALDEGRIVREGDPEWREEVPVRVESIPVRREGRVLGVIARNTNLLTVRTPSRLELTYLQSASDLAQMIAAGSFPFPGQQVDMDASPRVGDGLIRLDADGIVQYASPNALSAYHRLGLAADLVGHHLGETTAELAPARGPVDEALVKLASGWAPRAFEVEANDGVIQLRAIPLKPKGTHIGSLVLLRDVTELRRRERELITKDATIREIHHRVKNNLQTVAALLRLQARRMDSEQGREALNEAVRRVGSIAIVHETLSQNLDERVEFDEIADRVLAMVAEISPGRVAGRRNGRFGILDAEVATPLSMVLTEVLQNALEHGFGPGEQGTVEVSAVRGGTRTDTRLLVTVQDDGRGLPEGFDPRRAGNLGLQIVRTLVEGELGGTFDMLPAPERGTRVVLDIPVRVQKR from the coding sequence ATGAACGACCTCGTACGCCAGCACACCGCACTCGGCGACTCCGACCTCGAATGGCTGCACCTGCTGGTCTCGGAGTGGCAGCTGCTCTCCGACCTGTCCTTCGCCGACCTCGTGCTGTGGGTCCCCACCCGGGACGGGACCCGCTACGTCTCGGTCGCGCAGATGCGTCCCAACACCGGCCCCACCTCCTACCAGGACGACATGGTCGGCCACCTCGTCCCGCGCGGGCGCCGGCCGATGCTCGACGCCGCCCTCGACGAGGGCCGGATCGTCCGCGAGGGGGATCCGGAGTGGCGGGAGGAGGTCCCGGTCCGGGTCGAGTCCATCCCGGTCCGCCGCGAGGGCCGGGTGCTCGGAGTGATCGCACGGAACACCAATCTGCTGACCGTGCGCACCCCCAGCCGGCTGGAGCTGACCTATCTGCAGAGCGCCTCCGACCTCGCCCAGATGATCGCTGCCGGATCGTTTCCCTTCCCCGGCCAGCAGGTCGACATGGACGCCTCGCCGCGCGTCGGCGACGGACTGATCCGGCTCGACGCGGACGGGATCGTGCAGTACGCCAGCCCCAACGCCCTCTCCGCCTACCACCGGCTGGGCCTCGCCGCCGACCTGGTCGGCCACCACCTCGGCGAGACCACCGCCGAACTCGCCCCCGCCCGCGGCCCGGTGGACGAGGCGCTGGTCAAGCTCGCCAGCGGCTGGGCGCCGCGCGCCTTCGAGGTCGAGGCCAACGACGGGGTCATCCAACTCCGCGCCATCCCGCTCAAGCCGAAGGGCACCCACATCGGCTCCCTGGTCCTGCTGCGCGACGTCACCGAGTTGCGCCGCCGCGAGCGGGAGTTGATCACCAAGGACGCCACCATCCGGGAGATCCACCACCGGGTGAAGAACAACCTCCAGACGGTGGCCGCCCTGCTGCGGCTCCAGGCCCGCCGGATGGACTCCGAGCAGGGCCGCGAGGCGCTCAACGAGGCGGTGCGCAGGGTCGGCTCGATCGCCATCGTGCACGAGACCCTGTCCCAGAACCTGGATGAGCGGGTCGAGTTCGACGAGATCGCCGACCGGGTGTTGGCCATGGTGGCAGAGATCTCCCCCGGTCGGGTGGCGGGTCGCCGCAACGGGCGCTTCGGCATCCTCGACGCCGAGGTGGCCACCCCGCTGTCCATGGTCCTCACCGAGGTGCTGCAGAACGCCCTGGAGCACGGCTTCGGGCCGGGGGAGCAGGGCACCGTCGAGGTGTCGGCGGTGCGCGGCGGCACCCGCACCGACACCCGACTGCTGGTCACGGTCCAGGACGACGGCCGCGGTCTGCCCGAGGGGTTCGACCCGCGCCGCGCGGGCAACCTCGGGTTGCAGATCGTCCGGACGCTGGTGGAGGGCGAGCTCGGCGGGACCTTCGACATGCTCCCGGCCCCGGAGCGCGGCACCCGTGTGGTGCTCGACATTCCGGTACGGGTGCAGAAGCGCTGA
- a CDS encoding TetR/AcrR family transcriptional regulator yields the protein MDATNERTDERTGRRGRPRSFDRDAALRAATIEFWERGYEAVSIADLTRVMHIKAPSLYAAFGDKKTLFEEAVESYVQEFGGYLAPALTEEPTARRGVARLLREAATSHTLPGHPRGCMIITAATNCTPQSAEVLQGLKGRRNHSIELIERRIRADVAVGELPADTDARLLAVYCAAVLQGMSQQARDGADRETLEAVAELSMRAWPHPPAADGADHAARAEPAGAGRSSSERRSITARRSTVDRG from the coding sequence ATGGATGCCACGAACGAGCGAACGGATGAGCGAACGGGTCGGCGGGGTCGCCCCCGCTCCTTCGACCGTGACGCCGCGCTCCGGGCCGCGACCATCGAGTTCTGGGAGCGTGGCTACGAGGCGGTGTCCATCGCGGACCTCACCCGCGTGATGCACATCAAGGCGCCCAGCCTCTACGCCGCGTTCGGCGACAAGAAGACCCTTTTCGAGGAGGCGGTGGAGTCGTACGTCCAGGAGTTCGGCGGCTACCTCGCTCCGGCCCTGACGGAGGAGCCGACCGCCCGCCGCGGTGTGGCCCGGCTGCTCCGCGAGGCGGCGACCTCGCACACCCTGCCCGGTCACCCCCGCGGCTGCATGATCATCACGGCCGCCACCAACTGCACGCCGCAGTCCGCCGAGGTCCTTCAGGGCTTGAAGGGGCGGCGGAACCACAGCATCGAGCTGATCGAGCGCCGGATCCGGGCCGACGTCGCGGTCGGCGAGCTGCCCGCCGACACGGACGCGCGTCTGCTCGCGGTCTACTGCGCGGCCGTGCTCCAGGGCATGTCCCAGCAGGCCCGGGACGGCGCGGACCGGGAGACGTTGGAGGCGGTGGCCGAGCTCTCGATGCGCGCCTGGCCGCACCCGCCCGCGGCGGACGGCGCGGACCACGCGGCGCGCGCGGAGCCCGCGGGTGCGGGCCGATCGAGCAGCGAACGCCGGTCGATCACCGCGCGCCGGTCGACGGTCGACCGGGGTTGA
- a CDS encoding SDR family oxidoreductase — MGALTGKTALVTGGSRGIGRAIAERLGRDGARVAVHYGRNEASAKETVAAIEAAGGEAFAIKAELGVPGDAEALWAAFDAHAEGLDILVNNAGIDGAREPITGLSEADFDRVFAVNTKSPFFVTQQGLGRLRDGGRIVNVSTGLTHGAAMPELISYSMTKGALDVFTAHLAKEVAQRGITVNAVAPGVVDTDMNAGWLRGEENAGSRQAASSISPFNRVGEPRDIADVVAFLASEDSRWVTGQWIDTTGGALL; from the coding sequence ATGGGTGCGCTCACGGGAAAGACGGCACTGGTCACGGGCGGCAGCCGGGGCATCGGGCGGGCGATCGCCGAGCGCCTGGGCCGGGACGGCGCACGCGTGGCGGTGCACTACGGGCGGAATGAGGCGTCGGCCAAGGAGACCGTCGCCGCCATCGAGGCGGCCGGCGGCGAGGCGTTCGCGATCAAGGCGGAGCTGGGCGTCCCGGGCGACGCGGAGGCCCTGTGGGCCGCGTTCGACGCCCACGCCGAGGGGCTGGACATCCTGGTGAACAACGCCGGGATCGACGGCGCGCGGGAGCCCATCACCGGACTCTCGGAGGCGGACTTCGACCGGGTCTTCGCGGTCAACACCAAGTCGCCGTTCTTCGTGACCCAGCAGGGGCTGGGCCGGCTGCGGGACGGCGGGCGCATCGTCAATGTGTCGACCGGCCTGACCCATGGCGCCGCGATGCCCGAGCTCATCTCGTACTCGATGACCAAGGGCGCGCTCGACGTCTTCACCGCGCACCTCGCCAAGGAGGTCGCCCAGCGCGGCATCACGGTCAACGCGGTGGCGCCCGGCGTCGTCGACACCGACATGAACGCGGGCTGGCTGCGCGGCGAGGAGAACGCCGGGTCGCGACAGGCCGCCTCGTCGATATCCCCCTTCAACCGGGTGGGCGAGCCCCGTGACATCGCCGATGTGGTGGCCTTCCTGGCCTCGGAGGACAGCCGCTGGGTCACCGGCCAGTGGATCGACACCACCGGTGGCGCGCTGCTGTGA
- a CDS encoding SIS domain-containing protein, whose product MSAMTPDQRRGEQPGRHMAAEMAEQPAVLQRILDEGAPRIREVAERIAARAPRFVLLTARGTSDNAALYAKYLLEVRLGKPCGLTSMSTTTAYEARQDLTDVLVITVSQSGGSPDLVASTRAAREAGAITLAVTNNADSPLAAVSEFHIDVLAGPEKALPATKTYTAELLALYLFVEGLRGGDGAAAQGLPGLARQILDRQAEVRQLAARYRFAERMVLTSRGYGYPSAKEAALKLMETSYIPALSYSGADLLHGPLAMVDNISPVIAIVTEGRGGQALQPVLERLRGRGADLVVIGTLAEVDRASAGFALPTAGVAEEVQPILEILPLQMLAYEVTIARGQDPDAPRALAKVTETR is encoded by the coding sequence ATGTCCGCCATGACTCCGGACCAGCGCCGCGGCGAGCAGCCGGGCCGACACATGGCCGCCGAGATGGCCGAGCAGCCCGCCGTGCTCCAGCGCATCCTCGACGAGGGCGCGCCGAGGATCCGTGAGGTCGCCGAGCGGATCGCGGCCCGCGCCCCGCGGTTCGTGCTGCTCACCGCCCGCGGGACGTCCGACAACGCGGCGCTGTACGCGAAGTACCTGCTGGAGGTGCGGCTGGGCAAGCCGTGCGGCCTCACCTCCATGTCGACCACCACCGCCTACGAGGCCCGTCAGGACCTCACCGATGTGCTGGTGATCACGGTCAGCCAGTCCGGCGGCTCCCCGGACCTGGTGGCCTCCACCCGGGCCGCCCGGGAGGCCGGCGCGATCACCCTGGCGGTGACCAACAACGCCGACTCGCCGCTGGCTGCCGTCTCCGAGTTCCACATCGACGTCCTAGCCGGCCCGGAGAAGGCGCTGCCCGCGACCAAGACCTACACCGCCGAACTCCTGGCGCTGTACCTCTTCGTGGAGGGGCTGCGCGGTGGCGACGGCGCGGCCGCCCAGGGCCTGCCGGGCCTCGCCCGGCAGATCCTCGACCGCCAGGCCGAGGTCAGACAGCTCGCCGCCCGCTACCGCTTCGCCGAGCGCATGGTGCTGACCTCCCGTGGCTACGGCTACCCCAGCGCCAAGGAAGCCGCGCTGAAGCTGATGGAGACCAGCTACATCCCGGCGCTGTCCTACTCGGGGGCCGACCTGCTGCACGGCCCGCTGGCCATGGTCGACAACATCTCCCCGGTGATCGCGATCGTCACCGAGGGCAGGGGCGGCCAGGCCCTGCAGCCGGTGCTGGAGCGGCTGCGCGGCCGCGGTGCCGACCTGGTGGTGATCGGGACCCTGGCCGAGGTCGACAGGGCGTCGGCGGGCTTCGCCCTGCCCACCGCCGGCGTCGCCGAGGAGGTCCAGCCGATCCTGGAGATCCTGCCGCTCCAGATGCTGGCCTATGAGGTCACCATCGCGCGCGGCCAGGATCCCGACGCCCCCCGCGCCCTGGCGAAGGTCACCGAGACCCGCTGA
- a CDS encoding glycoside hydrolase family 3 protein: MTTLAHSTDTLTRDALAVLQPGFTGTTAPDWLLRRLGEGLVSVGLFGRNIDSPEQLAALTARLRVERDELLVAIDEEGGDVTRLEVRTGSSFPGNLALGAVDDTELTRAVAAELGRRLAACGVNLNWAPSADVNSNPDNPVIGVRSFGADPHLVARHTAAYVEGLQGAGVAACAKHFPGHGDTAVDSHHSLPRIDADLETLAERELVPFRAAVAAGTKAVMSAHILLPALDPELPATLSPAALHGLLRGPVAEGGLGFDGLIVTDGMEMRAISAVYGLERGSVLAIAAGADAICVGGGLADEATVLRLRDALVAAVRAGELSEQRLAEAAARVRALGRWARQAGGPGAAEGTALAVADPEVGLAAARRALRVTSGAAPYEPLTGPAYVAAFTPVANIAVGDETPWGVAAELTRLLPGTTTATYGEPGGTAAEPGGPSPVVAHVLGAAADRRIVAVVRDVHRHPWMADALHGLLAARPETVVVEMGVPQAPPVGALHLATHGAARVCGRAAAEVITGAGG, from the coding sequence ATGACGACGCTCGCACACTCCACCGACACGCTCACCCGGGACGCGCTCGCCGTCCTGCAGCCCGGCTTCACCGGCACCACCGCCCCCGACTGGCTGCTACGCCGCCTCGGTGAGGGGCTGGTCTCGGTCGGGCTGTTCGGCCGCAACATCGACTCGCCCGAGCAACTGGCCGCGCTCACCGCCCGACTGCGCGTCGAACGCGACGAGCTGCTGGTCGCCATCGACGAGGAGGGCGGCGACGTCACCCGACTGGAGGTGCGCACCGGCTCCTCCTTCCCGGGCAACCTCGCCCTCGGCGCGGTCGACGACACCGAGCTGACCCGCGCCGTCGCCGCCGAGCTGGGACGACGGCTCGCCGCGTGCGGCGTCAACCTCAACTGGGCCCCCTCCGCGGACGTCAACTCCAACCCCGACAACCCGGTCATCGGGGTCCGCTCCTTCGGCGCCGACCCGCACCTGGTGGCCCGACACACCGCCGCCTATGTCGAGGGCCTCCAGGGCGCGGGCGTGGCCGCCTGCGCCAAGCACTTCCCCGGCCACGGCGACACCGCCGTCGACTCCCACCACTCCCTGCCGCGCATCGACGCGGATCTGGAGACCCTGGCCGAGCGCGAACTGGTGCCCTTCCGGGCCGCGGTGGCCGCCGGCACCAAGGCGGTGATGAGCGCGCACATCCTGCTGCCCGCGCTCGACCCCGAGCTGCCCGCCACCCTCAGCCCCGCCGCGCTGCACGGCCTGCTGCGCGGCCCCGTCGCCGAGGGCGGCCTCGGCTTCGACGGACTGATCGTCACCGACGGCATGGAGATGCGGGCCATCTCCGCCGTCTACGGCCTGGAGCGCGGCAGTGTGCTGGCCATCGCCGCCGGAGCCGACGCGATCTGCGTGGGCGGCGGGCTGGCCGACGAGGCCACCGTGCTCCGGCTGCGCGACGCGCTGGTGGCCGCGGTGCGCGCGGGCGAGCTCTCCGAGCAGCGGCTGGCCGAGGCCGCGGCCCGGGTGCGCGCCCTGGGCCGGTGGGCGCGGCAGGCCGGCGGCCCGGGCGCGGCGGAGGGGACCGCGCTCGCCGTCGCCGACCCCGAGGTGGGGCTCGCGGCCGCCCGCCGTGCGCTGCGGGTGACCTCGGGGGCCGCCCCGTACGAGCCGCTGACCGGCCCCGCTTATGTCGCCGCCTTCACCCCGGTGGCGAACATCGCGGTCGGCGACGAGACCCCCTGGGGGGTGGCCGCCGAGCTCACCCGGCTGCTGCCGGGCACCACCACCGCCACCTACGGAGAGCCCGGCGGGACGGCGGCGGAACCCGGGGGACCGTCCCCCGTGGTCGCACATGTGCTGGGCGCGGCGGCGGACCGTAGGATCGTCGCAGTGGTACGCGACGTCCACCGGCACCCCTGGATGGCGGACGCCCTGCACGGTCTGCTCGCCGCCCGGCCGGAGACGGTCGTGGTCGAGATGGGCGTGCCCCAGGCGCCGCCGGTCGGGGCCCTGCACCTCGCGACGCACGGCGCCGCCCGCGTCTGCGGGCGGGCAGCGGCGGAGGTCATCACCGGAGCCGGCGGTTGA
- a CDS encoding carbohydrate ABC transporter permease — protein sequence MKRSLLGRIWPGATAVVLFVVFAFPVYWMFNTALKPTSDIVTEDPVWFPTHPTLEHFRTAVDAPNFWTLVQNSLAVTLAAVLLSLAIALLASFAIARMRFKGRRGFILTFMIAQMAPWEVMVIAIYMIVRDGDMLNSLLPLTLFYMVMVLPFTVLTLRAYVAAVPKELEESAMVDGCTRPQAFLKVIFPLLAPGLMATSLFGFITAWNEFPLVLILNKQAEAQTLPLWLSRFQTAFGDDWGATMAAASLFAIPILLLFLFLQRKAVGGLTSGAVKG from the coding sequence GTGAAGCGCTCCCTGCTCGGGCGGATCTGGCCCGGCGCGACGGCCGTCGTCCTCTTCGTCGTCTTCGCGTTCCCCGTCTACTGGATGTTCAACACGGCCCTCAAGCCGACGTCGGACATCGTCACCGAGGACCCGGTCTGGTTCCCGACCCACCCGACCCTCGAACACTTCAGGACGGCCGTGGACGCGCCGAACTTCTGGACCCTGGTCCAGAACTCCCTCGCCGTCACCCTCGCGGCCGTGCTGCTCTCGCTGGCCATCGCCCTGCTGGCGTCCTTCGCCATCGCCCGGATGCGCTTCAAGGGGCGCCGCGGCTTCATCCTCACCTTCATGATCGCGCAGATGGCCCCCTGGGAGGTCATGGTGATCGCGATCTACATGATCGTCCGGGATGGCGACATGCTGAACAGCCTGCTGCCGCTGACCCTCTTCTACATGGTCATGGTGCTGCCCTTCACGGTGCTGACGCTGCGCGCCTATGTCGCGGCGGTACCCAAGGAGCTGGAGGAGTCGGCGATGGTCGACGGCTGCACCCGCCCCCAGGCCTTCCTCAAGGTGATCTTCCCGCTGCTGGCCCCCGGGCTGATGGCGACCTCGCTCTTCGGCTTCATCACCGCCTGGAACGAGTTCCCCCTGGTCCTCATCCTCAACAAGCAGGCCGAGGCACAGACCCTTCCGCTGTGGCTGTCCAGGTTCCAGACCGCCTTCGGCGACGACTGGGGCGCCACCATGGCCGCGGCCTCGCTCTTCGCGATCCCGATCCTTCTCCTCTTCCTGTTCCTGCAACGCAAGGCGGTCGGCGGTCTCACCTCCGGCGCGGTGAAGGGATGA
- a CDS encoding sugar ABC transporter permease, which produces MTSTSAQTERVVAGPPADVRESAGPRPGPARGGRRRPSGTAPYLLLLPAVAATVVLLGWPLVKNGMLSFQNLNMRQLIQHLTEWNGGDNYREALTSEDFWRVTGRSVVFTAVNVVLIMVLGTLIGLLLARLGTRMRLLLSVGLVLAWAMPVVAATTVYQWLFAQRFGVVNWVLDRLGWHAMADYNWTGSQFSTFFVVTLLIVWQSIPFVAINLYAATTTIPKELYEAAALDGAGSWKSFTSVTFPFLKPFLFATTFLEVIWVFKSFAQVFAINEGGPDRLTETLPVYAFVEGVGNQHYGMGAAISVLTILILLVLTAYYLRIVLKQEEDES; this is translated from the coding sequence ATGACGAGCACGTCGGCGCAGACCGAACGGGTGGTCGCCGGTCCCCCCGCCGACGTCCGCGAGAGCGCGGGGCCGCGGCCCGGTCCCGCGCGCGGCGGACGGCGGCGACCGAGCGGCACCGCGCCCTATCTGCTGCTCCTCCCCGCCGTGGCCGCCACCGTGGTGCTGCTCGGCTGGCCGCTGGTGAAGAACGGCATGCTGTCGTTCCAGAACCTCAACATGCGGCAGCTGATCCAGCACCTCACCGAGTGGAACGGGGGCGACAACTACCGCGAGGCGCTCACCAGCGAGGACTTCTGGCGGGTGACGGGCCGCTCGGTCGTCTTCACCGCCGTGAACGTGGTCCTGATCATGGTGCTGGGCACCCTGATCGGGCTGCTGCTCGCCCGGCTGGGCACCCGGATGCGGCTGCTGCTGTCGGTCGGCCTCGTCCTGGCCTGGGCGATGCCGGTCGTCGCGGCGACCACGGTCTACCAGTGGCTCTTCGCCCAGCGGTTCGGCGTGGTCAACTGGGTGCTGGACAGGCTCGGCTGGCACGCGATGGCGGACTACAACTGGACCGGCAGTCAGTTCTCCACCTTCTTCGTGGTGACCCTGCTGATCGTGTGGCAGTCGATCCCCTTCGTGGCGATCAACCTCTACGCCGCGACCACCACGATCCCCAAGGAGCTCTACGAGGCCGCCGCGCTGGACGGCGCCGGCAGCTGGAAGAGCTTCACCTCGGTGACCTTCCCCTTCCTCAAGCCGTTCCTCTTCGCGACGACCTTCCTCGAGGTCATCTGGGTGTTCAAGTCCTTCGCCCAGGTCTTCGCGATCAACGAGGGCGGTCCGGACCGGCTCACCGAGACCCTCCCCGTCTACGCCTTCGTCGAGGGCGTCGGCAACCAGCACTACGGCATGGGCGCGGCGATCTCCGTGCTCACCATCCTGATCCTGCTGGTGCTGACCGCCTACTACCTGCGCATCGTGCTCAAGCAAGAGGAGGACGAGTCGTGA